A window from Chryseobacterium vaccae encodes these proteins:
- a CDS encoding AraC family transcriptional regulator: MKSLQFSVPADTNKSIRIQEDMMPNFYPYFHRHTETQIMWILKGHGTLAIEQNLFNFEAGDIFYLGANQSHVFRGDFDKNEKQKVHSISIFFDPHKKISGFFDLPEFGELKSFIDHSKVGFQVASKLKISIGESIAALQKAKGVDQIIDFIRILNHLMQNRYLHIPLSSEKKLPDHISDTDKRIIDAQTFIKKNFAQTKLTLDSIAKEACMTPQAFCRSFKKRTGITYIEYLNELRVQRACRLLTASNMYSISSVAFNSGFNSLTNFNRVFKSIMKYSPKEYLKHYKEATIEQ; encoded by the coding sequence ATGAAAAGTCTCCAGTTTTCTGTACCTGCCGATACCAATAAAAGCATTCGCATCCAGGAAGATATGATGCCTAATTTCTACCCTTATTTCCATCGTCATACGGAAACTCAGATCATGTGGATCCTTAAAGGACATGGAACACTGGCTATAGAACAAAACCTTTTCAATTTTGAAGCCGGTGATATTTTCTATCTGGGTGCCAATCAATCGCATGTTTTCCGAGGTGATTTTGATAAAAATGAAAAACAAAAGGTTCATTCCATTTCTATTTTTTTTGACCCTCATAAAAAGATATCCGGATTTTTCGACTTACCAGAATTTGGAGAACTTAAAAGCTTTATAGATCATTCAAAAGTAGGCTTCCAGGTAGCTTCCAAACTAAAAATAAGTATTGGGGAAAGCATTGCGGCATTACAAAAAGCAAAAGGAGTAGATCAGATTATAGATTTCATCAGGATTTTAAACCACCTTATGCAAAACAGGTATTTGCATATTCCTTTATCTTCAGAGAAAAAATTACCTGATCATATTTCCGATACCGACAAAAGGATTATTGATGCCCAGACCTTTATCAAGAAAAATTTTGCCCAAACTAAACTCACTCTTGACAGTATCGCCAAAGAAGCCTGTATGACCCCTCAGGCGTTTTGCAGGTCCTTTAAAAAAAGAACCGGAATAACTTATATTGAGTATCTTAATGAACTCCGTGTACAGCGGGCCTGCAGACTATTGACAGCCAGCAATATGTACAGTATTTCTTCTGTTGCCTTTAACAGCGGGTTCAATAGCCTTACCAATTTTAACCGGGTCTTCAAGTCCATTATGAAATATTCACCTAAAGAATATCTGAAACATTACAAAGAGGCTACAATAGAGCAATAA
- a CDS encoding aldehyde dehydrogenase (NADP(+)) — MMEETSKENMDRRIQMAAEAYQFLKNTNIKERSEFMNAVADQIEALGEELLTTAHAETSLPLARLTGEKARTTGQWRSYAKAVATGIYTEPRIDLAQPDKQKGDLRKYNVGIGPVVVFGASNFPFAFSTAGGDTASAIGAGCPVIIKAHPAHAKTSQMMADAITAVVAAFGWPEGIFSHIIGVSNDVGAYLVQHKDIHAVAFTGSFNGGKALFDLASRRENPIPVFAEMGSINPIFAMSHLLENKAEALAKEYIASLTLGVGQFCTNPGVFIALKGKSLDRFITALKNEIKEIIPSNMLHKGIFETFEKHKTLAVEQPEVNIIASVDTEIDEWKGRAIVIETNAKNFIHNKILSEEIFGPFGIIVTCETREEMTEIAQQLKGQLTITIAATHEDLHENMNLINLLKDKCGRLLFNGMPTGVEVVYAMQHGGPFPSTTDVRFTSVGPDAVKRFVRPITFQNWPGEFLPEELKNENPLQISRIVDGEIHSGSLKLQTT, encoded by the coding sequence ATGATGGAAGAAACATCAAAAGAAAATATGGATAGGAGAATTCAGATGGCTGCCGAGGCATATCAGTTTCTGAAAAATACAAATATAAAAGAACGATCTGAATTTATGAATGCTGTTGCCGATCAGATTGAAGCTTTAGGAGAAGAACTTCTGACAACAGCACATGCTGAAACATCATTACCTTTAGCAAGACTTACCGGTGAAAAAGCCAGAACAACAGGACAATGGAGAAGTTATGCAAAAGCTGTAGCCACAGGAATATACACTGAACCAAGAATTGACCTTGCACAACCCGACAAACAAAAAGGAGACCTCAGAAAATATAATGTAGGTATAGGACCTGTGGTTGTTTTTGGTGCCAGTAACTTTCCTTTTGCATTTTCTACGGCGGGAGGTGATACAGCGAGTGCTATTGGAGCAGGATGTCCTGTGATTATAAAAGCCCACCCGGCACATGCTAAGACTTCACAAATGATGGCTGATGCTATTACGGCTGTTGTAGCAGCATTCGGATGGCCGGAGGGGATCTTTAGCCATATTATCGGAGTTTCCAATGATGTAGGAGCTTATCTGGTTCAGCATAAAGACATCCATGCTGTAGCATTTACCGGCTCATTCAATGGAGGAAAAGCTTTATTTGATTTGGCTAGCCGTCGTGAAAACCCTATTCCGGTATTTGCAGAAATGGGAAGCATCAACCCCATATTTGCGATGTCGCATCTACTTGAAAACAAAGCTGAAGCACTGGCAAAAGAATATATTGCTTCTTTAACACTAGGAGTAGGACAATTCTGTACCAACCCGGGAGTGTTTATTGCGCTTAAAGGAAAATCCCTTGACCGCTTTATCACTGCATTGAAAAATGAAATTAAAGAAATTATTCCTTCCAATATGCTTCACAAAGGAATATTTGAAACTTTTGAAAAGCATAAAACCCTTGCAGTGGAACAACCTGAAGTAAATATTATTGCATCAGTAGATACAGAAATTGATGAATGGAAGGGACGTGCTATTGTTATAGAAACCAATGCTAAAAACTTTATTCATAATAAGATATTAAGCGAAGAAATCTTCGGACCTTTTGGAATCATTGTGACTTGTGAAACACGGGAAGAAATGACAGAGATTGCTCAACAGCTGAAAGGACAATTAACCATTACCATAGCAGCCACTCATGAAGATCTCCATGAAAATATGAATCTGATCAACCTTTTAAAAGACAAATGTGGCAGATTATTATTCAACGGGATGCCTACAGGAGTAGAAGTAGTATATGCCATGCAGCATGGAGGGCCTTTTCCGTCTACAACAGATGTTCGTTTTACCTCTGTAGGACCAGATGCAGTCAAACGCTTCGTTCGTCCCATCACCTTCCAGAACTGGCCGGGTGAATTTCTGCCGGAAGAACTGAAGAATGAGAATCCATTGCAGATCAGCAGAATAGTGGATGGTGAAATTCATTCAGGATCATTAAAATTGCAAACAACATGA
- a CDS encoding phosphoadenylyl-sulfate reductase — protein sequence MENNLKNKFDQLQEEASGGLLQDKGLQILADRFRGKIIFSTSFSYEDQVITHLIKDLNIEIFTLDTGRLFEQTYETWTNTRAFFKKNIKAYYPDTEELKQFISENGPDSFYQSVEKRKACCAIRKVHPLKKALAGYEIWITGLRSEHSANRQNMPQLEWDPENKIIKFHPLLHWTSEQVADYVKAHHLPYNQLHKKGFVSIGCEPCTRAIKEGEDFRAGRWWWEDANKKECGLHIHQ from the coding sequence ATGGAAAACAATCTGAAAAATAAATTTGATCAACTACAGGAAGAGGCTTCTGGAGGCTTACTTCAGGATAAAGGATTACAGATATTGGCGGATAGATTTCGGGGTAAGATCATCTTTTCTACAAGCTTTAGCTATGAAGATCAGGTCATCACTCATCTGATAAAGGATCTGAATATTGAAATATTTACGTTGGATACAGGAAGACTTTTTGAACAAACCTATGAAACCTGGACGAACACAAGAGCCTTTTTCAAAAAAAATATTAAAGCGTATTATCCGGATACCGAAGAATTAAAACAATTCATATCAGAAAACGGACCGGATTCATTTTATCAATCTGTAGAAAAGAGGAAAGCCTGCTGTGCCATTCGTAAAGTACATCCTTTGAAAAAAGCACTGGCCGGATATGAAATATGGATCACAGGTCTTAGGTCGGAACATTCTGCCAACCGTCAAAATATGCCGCAACTGGAATGGGATCCTGAGAATAAGATCATCAAGTTTCATCCCCTTCTCCACTGGACTTCTGAGCAGGTAGCAGATTATGTTAAAGCCCATCATTTACCCTACAACCAGTTACACAAAAAAGGATTTGTAAGTATCGGATGTGAGCCCTGTACCAGAGCTATTAAAGAAGGAGAAGATTTCAGAGCGGGCCGCTGGTGGTGGGAAGATGCCAATAAAAAAGAATGCGGGCTGCATATTCATCAATAA
- a CDS encoding NAD(P)/FAD-dependent oxidoreductase: MTQNKGKALIIGAGIAGLSSAYYLLQKGWEVEILEQNDLTNNCSYGNAGMIVPSHFTPLAAPGVVAQGIRWMFDSKSPFYVKPSLNSRLISWGLKFLKHSNQSHVDRSASAIRDLNLASSILYNEIAQKDGFDFELNQNGILMLYKTEKVAQEETELAHKAISMGLRVDILDKAGIQALEPNTQLDVIGGINYKCDGHMNPMKLMQQMISYLKNNGVIFHTHHQVKGFETSGIYIKAVIANDQKFTADRFVMTGGSFLPELAQKAGIKIQLMPGKGYSLMHRPENPLSQIEHAALLLEARVAVTPMDGQIRFGGTMELASHHDKINMKRVEGIIQSIPKYLPDFQVKMPKESEIWFGYRPCAPDGLPYLGESSRLKNLIIAGGGGMMGLSLGPVFGKTVSEIANEQKPTADIHIFNPERFN, translated from the coding sequence ATGACACAGAATAAAGGAAAAGCACTTATCATTGGTGCAGGAATAGCAGGATTAAGCTCAGCATATTATCTTTTGCAGAAAGGCTGGGAAGTAGAAATTCTGGAGCAGAATGATCTTACCAACAATTGTTCCTATGGCAATGCCGGGATGATCGTACCCAGTCATTTTACGCCATTGGCCGCTCCGGGAGTGGTAGCTCAGGGAATACGCTGGATGTTTGACAGTAAAAGTCCGTTTTATGTAAAACCTTCACTTAATTCGAGACTCATCTCTTGGGGATTGAAATTTTTAAAACATTCCAATCAAAGCCATGTAGATCGTTCAGCATCCGCAATCAGGGATCTCAACCTGGCAAGCAGCATACTTTATAATGAAATTGCCCAAAAGGATGGGTTTGATTTTGAACTGAATCAAAACGGTATTCTGATGCTCTATAAAACGGAGAAAGTAGCACAGGAAGAAACAGAGCTTGCCCATAAAGCCATCAGTATGGGCTTACGTGTTGATATTCTGGATAAAGCAGGAATTCAAGCGCTGGAACCCAATACCCAACTCGATGTCATTGGGGGCATCAACTATAAATGCGACGGGCATATGAACCCCATGAAACTGATGCAACAAATGATCTCTTATCTTAAAAATAATGGAGTCATCTTCCATACTCATCATCAGGTAAAAGGGTTTGAGACTTCCGGAATTTATATTAAAGCAGTCATCGCCAATGATCAAAAATTTACAGCAGATCGGTTTGTCATGACAGGAGGTTCATTTTTACCCGAACTCGCCCAAAAAGCAGGTATTAAAATTCAATTGATGCCAGGAAAGGGCTATTCATTGATGCACCGTCCTGAAAATCCGCTCAGCCAAATAGAGCATGCTGCATTATTATTGGAAGCAAGAGTAGCTGTTACGCCCATGGATGGACAAATTCGTTTTGGCGGGACTATGGAGCTGGCTTCCCATCATGATAAAATAAATATGAAAAGGGTAGAAGGGATCATTCAGTCTATTCCAAAATATTTACCTGATTTTCAAGTAAAAATGCCCAAAGAATCTGAAATATGGTTTGGCTACAGACCTTGCGCACCGGATGGGCTTCCATACTTGGGAGAATCTTCCCGATTGAAAAATCTAATCATTGCTGGCGGTGGCGGAATGATGGGATTGAGCCTTGGACCCGTTTTTGGAAAAACAGTTTCTGAAATTGCCAACGAACAAAAACCAACAGCAGACATTCATATTTTTAATCCTGAACGTTTCAATTAA
- a CDS encoding RrF2 family transcriptional regulator, with translation MMSKRCKYALKAMVRLARNYNQGFLPTSVIAQDENIPKKFLEQILLELKRAKLVNSKQGKVGGYYLLKSPDEVSLADIYRIFDGPIALTPCVSLNFYEACDDCVDEAVCYLRKELIIVREKTRKSMMEATLTKFINKD, from the coding sequence ATGATGTCGAAACGCTGCAAATACGCACTAAAAGCAATGGTCAGATTAGCAAGAAATTACAATCAAGGCTTTCTGCCCACTTCCGTTATTGCACAGGACGAAAACATTCCCAAAAAATTTTTAGAACAAATCCTTCTGGAACTTAAAAGAGCTAAACTGGTCAATAGTAAACAAGGTAAAGTAGGGGGGTATTATCTCTTAAAATCTCCCGATGAAGTCTCATTAGCAGATATTTACCGCATTTTTGACGGACCGATTGCCCTTACACCCTGTGTTTCTTTAAATTTTTATGAAGCCTGTGATGATTGTGTAGATGAAGCAGTCTGCTACCTTAGAAAGGAGTTGATTATCGTTCGGGAAAAGACCAGAAAAAGCATGATGGAAGCCACTCTGACTAAGTTTATCAACAAAGATTAA
- a CDS encoding aminopeptidase P family protein, with the protein MFSVQTYQDRRAVLQSSVANGILLFLGNIENPVNFEHNPYYFRQDSTFLYYFGIQEPRIAAIIDIDENKTIVFGDELSIDDIVWMGRQETLKEKSLKSGVQETLSYAQLSQYLLKAQNSGRKVHYLPPYQSSNKILLVDLLDIKIGELRPSVEMIKAIVKQRSVKEPQEIVQIEQAVNVSNEMHLLAMRIARPGVKEYEIANAIQYLAANKECQMSYPPIVTINGGILHNHYRLNTLKEGDLFLNDSGAETAMGYAGDLTRTFPVSNTFTTKQKEMYEVVLNAFNNAQHLLKPGVRFKDIHLKASQHLVEGLIDLGLMKGDPEEAVKNHAHTLFFQCGLGHMMGLDVHDMEDLGEQYIGYTEEEPKDTKTFGLKSLRLGKELDSGFVVTVEPGIYMIPELIDIWQSENKNAAFINYDKVNEYRNFGGIRVEDDFLITDDGYKLLGNGLIKTVEEIENYRTEHLA; encoded by the coding sequence ATGTTTTCAGTACAAACTTATCAAGATAGAAGAGCTGTATTACAAAGCAGTGTTGCCAACGGAATTTTATTATTCCTGGGAAATATAGAGAATCCCGTAAACTTTGAACACAATCCATATTATTTCCGTCAGGACAGCACTTTCTTATATTATTTCGGGATTCAGGAACCCAGGATTGCGGCTATTATTGATATTGATGAAAATAAGACTATCGTTTTCGGAGATGAATTAAGTATTGATGATATTGTATGGATGGGCAGACAGGAAACCCTGAAAGAAAAAAGCCTGAAATCAGGAGTACAGGAAACTTTATCTTACGCCCAGCTTTCTCAATATCTTCTAAAAGCACAAAACTCCGGCAGAAAAGTACACTATCTGCCTCCCTATCAGTCTTCCAACAAAATTTTGTTAGTGGATCTTCTTGACATTAAAATAGGAGAACTGCGGCCTTCTGTAGAGATGATTAAGGCAATTGTAAAGCAGCGTTCTGTAAAAGAGCCTCAGGAAATAGTACAGATAGAACAGGCAGTAAATGTATCCAATGAAATGCATCTGTTAGCCATGCGTATTGCCAGACCGGGTGTTAAAGAATATGAAATAGCCAATGCCATTCAATATCTTGCAGCCAATAAGGAATGCCAGATGTCTTATCCTCCTATTGTCACCATAAACGGAGGCATACTTCATAATCATTACCGTCTTAATACCCTGAAAGAAGGAGATCTTTTCCTGAATGATTCCGGTGCTGAAACCGCGATGGGATATGCCGGTGATCTTACAAGAACATTCCCTGTAAGCAATACTTTTACTACAAAACAAAAGGAAATGTATGAAGTGGTTTTGAATGCTTTTAATAACGCTCAGCATCTTCTGAAACCGGGTGTCAGATTCAAGGACATTCATCTGAAAGCTTCCCAGCATCTGGTAGAAGGACTTATTGACTTAGGATTAATGAAAGGGGATCCTGAAGAAGCTGTGAAAAATCATGCCCATACCCTATTTTTCCAATGTGGATTGGGGCATATGATGGGGCTTGATGTGCATGATATGGAAGATCTTGGTGAACAATATATCGGCTATACTGAGGAAGAGCCAAAGGATACCAAAACATTCGGACTTAAATCCTTACGCTTGGGTAAAGAATTAGATTCTGGATTTGTAGTAACGGTTGAACCTGGTATTTATATGATTCCTGAACTGATTGATATCTGGCAGTCCGAAAATAAAAATGCCGCTTTTATCAATTATGATAAAGTGAATGAATACCGAAATTTCGGAGGAATCCGTGTAGAAGACGATTTCCTGATTACTGATGACGGATACAAACTTTTGGGGAACGGACTGATTAAAACCGTTGAAGAAATTGAAAATTACAGAACAGAACATTTAGCGTAA
- the cysD gene encoding sulfate adenylyltransferase subunit CysD — protein MSIHQLNYLDQLESESIYILREVAGQFERPALLFSGGKDSIVLAHLARKAFLHGKIQFLFVHVDTGHNFPEVLKFRDQLVRQLNVDLVARKVEDTIKSKKLTEAKGKFPSRNWLQTYTLLDTIEEFELDACIGGARRDEEKARAKERIFSVRDEFGQWDPKLQRPELWNIFNGKIHKGENVRIFPISNWTELDIWNYIRREKIALPSIYFSHEREVVDFNGQWLANSEHVFLESDDIVTTKKIRYRTVGDMTCTAAVESNAETIDAVIEEIAATRISERGETRIDDRVTEAAMEDRKKGGYF, from the coding sequence ATGTCAATACATCAATTAAACTATTTAGATCAGCTGGAGTCCGAATCTATCTATATATTAAGAGAGGTTGCGGGGCAGTTTGAACGTCCGGCGCTGTTATTCAGTGGAGGGAAAGACAGTATTGTGCTGGCTCACCTGGCAAGAAAAGCATTCCTTCACGGAAAAATACAGTTTCTCTTCGTTCATGTAGATACCGGACATAATTTTCCGGAGGTTTTGAAATTTCGGGATCAACTCGTTCGTCAGTTGAATGTCGACCTGGTCGCAAGAAAGGTTGAAGATACCATAAAAAGTAAAAAGCTGACTGAAGCTAAGGGCAAATTTCCAAGCAGAAACTGGCTGCAAACCTATACTTTACTGGATACCATAGAGGAATTTGAATTGGATGCCTGCATCGGAGGAGCAAGAAGAGATGAAGAAAAAGCCCGTGCCAAGGAAAGAATATTTTCTGTTCGTGATGAATTCGGACAATGGGATCCCAAACTTCAGCGTCCTGAATTGTGGAATATTTTTAACGGAAAAATTCACAAAGGAGAAAATGTAAGAATTTTCCCGATCAGCAACTGGACCGAACTTGACATCTGGAACTATATCCGCAGAGAAAAAATCGCATTGCCTTCTATATATTTTTCGCATGAACGGGAAGTCGTAGACTTTAACGGACAATGGCTGGCTAATTCGGAACATGTTTTTTTAGAATCCGATGATATTGTCACTACCAAAAAAATACGCTACAGAACAGTAGGAGACATGACCTGTACCGCGGCAGTAGAATCAAATGCAGAAACGATAGACGCTGTAATAGAAGAAATTGCGGCCACAAGAATCTCAGAACGCGGAGAAACCCGTATTGATGACAGAGTAACTGAAGCAGCAATGGAAGACCGCAAAAAAGGAGGCTACTTTTAA
- a CDS encoding 4-hydroxyproline epimerase, with the protein MNRTFFCIDSHTCGCPVRLVAGGGPILKGNSMMERRLHFMKEYDWIRKGLMFEPRGHDMMSGSILYPPIDEENDIGVLYIETSGCLPMCGHGTIGTVTIAIEEGLVVPKIPGKLRLETPAGIILIDYVQEGKKVKSVKLTNVKSFLYAENLEVECPDLGLIKADVAYGGNFYAIIDPQENFRDISDFTASQLIHYGKLIRKLLNDQYQFIHPENEPITGLSHIQWTGNPKDPEASGRNAVLVGENALDRSPCGTGTSARMAQWYTKGKLKEGETFIHESYIGSQFIGRIEGTASVGGKPAIIPSVEGWARITGYNQIIIDDEDPYWQGFQVM; encoded by the coding sequence ATGAACAGAACATTTTTTTGTATAGATTCTCATACTTGTGGCTGCCCTGTACGTCTTGTGGCGGGAGGCGGGCCTATTTTAAAAGGAAATTCCATGATGGAGCGTCGGCTTCATTTTATGAAGGAATACGACTGGATCCGCAAAGGACTCATGTTTGAACCCCGTGGTCATGATATGATGAGTGGAAGTATTTTGTATCCGCCTATTGACGAAGAAAATGATATCGGAGTTTTATATATTGAAACCAGTGGATGTCTTCCCATGTGCGGACACGGAACCATCGGAACAGTTACTATTGCCATAGAAGAAGGCCTGGTTGTACCCAAAATTCCCGGGAAGCTGCGCCTTGAGACACCGGCAGGAATTATTCTTATAGATTATGTGCAGGAAGGAAAAAAAGTAAAATCTGTAAAACTGACCAATGTAAAATCCTTTCTGTATGCTGAAAACCTTGAAGTTGAGTGTCCGGATCTGGGATTAATAAAAGCGGATGTAGCTTATGGCGGAAACTTTTATGCCATTATAGATCCTCAGGAAAATTTCAGAGATATTTCTGATTTTACAGCCAGCCAGCTGATTCACTATGGGAAGCTCATCAGAAAATTACTCAATGATCAATATCAATTTATTCATCCTGAAAACGAACCTATTACCGGATTAAGCCATATTCAATGGACTGGTAATCCAAAAGATCCTGAAGCCAGTGGTCGAAATGCCGTGTTAGTAGGTGAGAATGCTTTGGATCGTTCACCATGTGGAACAGGAACTTCCGCAAGAATGGCTCAATGGTATACTAAAGGAAAATTAAAAGAAGGGGAAACATTCATTCATGAAAGCTATATCGGTTCGCAGTTTATCGGAAGAATTGAAGGAACAGCCAGTGTTGGCGGAAAACCTGCCATTATTCCTTCAGTAGAAGGCTGGGCAAGAATTACTGGTTACAATCAGATTATTATTGACGATGAAGATCCTTACTGGCAGGGATTTCAGGTTATGTAA
- a CDS encoding GNAT family N-acetyltransferase: protein MYYKNETIIIREFTPQEFILFSKLFENENVTRYLPYKTPEEYKEMFDKALSDYQDSPFSRWGIFHAENNDFVGMCLARNFFHNPDQVEIGYTLGENYWGKGLGTQVCQALVDYCRSLNDTKEIVAVTDLENAGSQKVLLKNGFKRIENLVREEEELAYFLLQNH from the coding sequence ATGTATTATAAAAACGAGACGATTATCATCCGTGAATTTACCCCTCAGGAGTTTATTTTGTTCAGTAAACTCTTCGAAAATGAAAATGTGACCCGCTATCTTCCCTATAAAACCCCGGAAGAATATAAAGAAATGTTTGATAAGGCATTATCAGATTATCAGGATAGTCCTTTCAGCAGATGGGGAATATTTCATGCAGAAAATAATGATTTTGTCGGAATGTGCCTGGCCAGAAATTTTTTCCATAATCCGGATCAGGTAGAAATAGGGTACACACTGGGTGAAAACTATTGGGGGAAAGGTCTTGGAACTCAGGTATGCCAGGCATTGGTTGACTATTGCCGCTCATTGAACGATACTAAAGAAATTGTTGCTGTTACCGATCTGGAAAATGCCGGATCACAAAAAGTACTTCTGAAAAACGGATTCAAAAGAATAGAAAATCTGGTCCGGGAGGAGGAAGAACTGGCTTATTTTCTATTGCAGAATCATTAA
- a CDS encoding sulfate adenylyltransferase subunit 1, which translates to MDILRFITAGSVDDGKSTLIGRLLYDSKSILQDQLEVLEKHSKNKNEDGVDLALLTDGLRAEREQGITIDVAYRYFSTPKRKFIIADAPGHVQYTRNMITGASNSELMVILIDARKGVIEQTRRHSIIASLLQLKKVAVAINKMDMVDYSEEVFETIKSDYSTIAENLGLNDVTYFPISALKGDNIVSKSSRTDWYEGSSLLEYLEQVTLNEKNNTGSRFQVQYVIRPQTEELHDYRGYAGQILSGKFKKGDTMVVLPAGLTTEISKIEINGVEKEEAFEGQPAVIHTVHDLDISRGDLFAVGEHLPEVENDVEVLLCWLDQKPLQPGNKYLLQQNSRLVKAIVKNVDYKMDVNTLNREQAEDEIKLNEIVKVTLRTAQPLVYDSFIHNKTTGSAILVDETSNSTVAACIIQ; encoded by the coding sequence ATGGACATATTAAGATTTATAACAGCAGGAAGTGTAGATGACGGGAAAAGTACCCTTATCGGCAGACTGCTTTACGATAGCAAAAGTATTTTACAGGATCAGCTGGAAGTGCTTGAAAAACATTCTAAAAACAAAAATGAAGACGGGGTAGACCTCGCCCTGTTAACAGACGGACTGCGGGCAGAAAGAGAGCAGGGCATCACGATAGATGTGGCGTACCGCTATTTTTCAACTCCAAAAAGAAAATTTATCATTGCAGACGCTCCGGGACATGTGCAATATACCCGAAATATGATTACCGGAGCATCCAATTCCGAGCTGATGGTGATCCTGATCGATGCCAGAAAAGGAGTTATCGAACAGACAAGAAGACACTCTATCATCGCCTCATTATTACAGTTGAAAAAAGTAGCCGTAGCTATTAATAAAATGGATATGGTAGATTATTCAGAAGAGGTTTTTGAAACCATAAAATCAGATTATTCTACTATTGCAGAAAACCTGGGATTGAATGACGTCACCTATTTTCCGATTTCAGCGTTGAAAGGGGATAATATTGTTTCAAAATCATCAAGAACAGACTGGTATGAAGGAAGTTCCCTTTTAGAATATCTGGAACAGGTAACATTGAATGAGAAAAATAATACCGGAAGTCGTTTTCAGGTTCAGTATGTGATCCGTCCCCAGACAGAAGAGCTGCATGATTACAGAGGATATGCCGGGCAGATACTCAGCGGGAAATTTAAAAAAGGAGATACGATGGTAGTTCTTCCGGCAGGTTTAACGACTGAAATTTCTAAAATTGAAATCAACGGAGTAGAAAAAGAGGAAGCATTTGAAGGCCAGCCTGCCGTTATTCATACGGTTCATGATCTGGATATCAGCAGAGGAGATCTGTTTGCTGTAGGAGAACATCTTCCGGAAGTTGAAAATGATGTGGAAGTTCTCTTATGCTGGCTTGACCAAAAACCGCTGCAACCCGGCAATAAATACCTGTTACAACAGAATAGCAGACTCGTAAAAGCTATTGTGAAAAATGTGGATTATAAGATGGATGTGAATACGCTTAACCGGGAGCAGGCCGAAGATGAAATTAAACTTAATGAAATTGTAAAAGTGACCTTGCGAACGGCACAACCTTTGGTTTATGACAGCTTTATCCATAATAAAACAACAGGGTCTGCAATTTTGGTAGATGAAACTTCTAATTCAACTGTTGCAGCCTGTATAATTCAATAG
- a CDS encoding dihydrodipicolinate synthase family protein, which yields MSTKLNWEGIYPAVLTPFTKEGEIDFEMFALNTEAQIKSGVHGIILAGTLGEASVLETEEKFELLKYAKKITQGRIPVILNLSENTTKNAIYFAQKAKELGADGLMLLPPMRYKADSREVVEYFKAVATATDLPILIYNNPVDYGIYVTIEMFEELIEYPTIQAVKESTRDLANVTRMINRFGKRIKILGGVDTICLETLMLGADGLVAGLVDAFPNETMAMYNYVKAGEYEKAVAIYRWFMPLLELDIHPKLIQYIKLAATSEGISSPYVRAPRLELQGEEAVRIKEIIEQGRANRPILD from the coding sequence ATGAGTACAAAACTAAACTGGGAAGGTATTTATCCTGCTGTATTAACTCCTTTTACAAAAGAAGGGGAGATAGACTTTGAAATGTTTGCCCTTAATACAGAAGCCCAGATTAAATCTGGCGTTCACGGAATTATTCTTGCAGGAACACTGGGAGAAGCCAGCGTTTTAGAAACGGAAGAAAAATTTGAGCTGCTGAAATACGCAAAAAAGATTACCCAAGGAAGAATTCCTGTCATTCTTAATCTTTCTGAAAATACAACCAAAAATGCAATATATTTCGCTCAAAAAGCAAAAGAATTAGGTGCAGATGGCCTCATGCTGCTCCCACCGATGCGCTATAAAGCAGACAGCCGTGAAGTAGTAGAATATTTTAAAGCTGTGGCTACTGCTACAGATCTTCCTATCCTCATTTACAATAATCCTGTAGATTACGGAATATATGTTACTATTGAAATGTTTGAGGAGCTTATTGAATACCCAACCATTCAGGCTGTTAAAGAATCTACAAGAGATCTTGCGAATGTAACCAGAATGATTAACCGTTTTGGCAAAAGGATCAAAATCCTCGGAGGTGTGGATACGATTTGTCTGGAAACATTGATGCTTGGAGCAGATGGCCTAGTAGCAGGGCTTGTAGATGCTTTTCCTAATGAAACAATGGCTATGTACAATTATGTTAAAGCAGGGGAATATGAAAAAGCTGTAGCCATCTACAGATGGTTTATGCCTTTGCTGGAGCTGGATATTCATCCCAAACTTATTCAGTATATTAAACTGGCCGCCACTTCAGAAGGAATAAGCAGTCCTTATGTACGGGCACCGCGCTTGGAACTACAAGGAGAAGAGGCTGTAAGAATTAAAGAGATCATTGAGCAAGGCAGAGCCAACCGCCCAATATTAGACTAA